In Nocardioides sp. InS609-2, a single genomic region encodes these proteins:
- a CDS encoding dihydropteroate synthase, whose translation MSAPRLQTVLRSATQQVVIGHDNRFCLIGERINPTGRRIFQEQLRAGDLSAIERDVKAQVEGGADVLDINMGVPLTDEADLLAKAIVMVQELSDKPICIDSSVVEALEAGLSVYQGRALVNSITAEDERMAQILPLVKKYDAAIIALPNDADEIPMEVEKRILLTRKIIEVATKEYGIAAADIVIDPLAMPIGADQEVVNTTLETMRRIREEFGVNMTCGASNVSFGMPARHALGAAFLPMAMTAGLTSAIMDTRTPEIVEAVKAADLLLGHDEWGGAWIAAHRARQAKVAAAAQ comes from the coding sequence ATGAGCGCTCCCCGCCTCCAGACCGTGCTGCGCTCGGCCACCCAGCAGGTCGTCATCGGGCACGACAACCGCTTCTGCCTGATCGGCGAGCGCATCAACCCGACCGGCCGCCGGATCTTCCAGGAGCAGTTGCGCGCAGGCGACCTGTCCGCGATCGAACGCGACGTGAAGGCCCAGGTCGAGGGCGGCGCCGACGTGCTCGACATCAACATGGGCGTGCCGCTGACCGACGAGGCCGACCTGCTGGCCAAGGCGATCGTCATGGTCCAGGAGCTCTCCGACAAGCCGATCTGCATCGACTCCTCGGTGGTGGAGGCGCTCGAGGCCGGGCTCTCGGTCTACCAGGGCCGGGCGCTGGTCAACTCGATCACCGCCGAGGACGAGCGGATGGCGCAGATCCTCCCGCTGGTCAAGAAGTACGACGCCGCGATCATCGCGCTGCCCAACGATGCCGACGAGATCCCGATGGAGGTCGAGAAGCGGATCTTGCTGACGCGCAAGATCATCGAGGTCGCCACGAAGGAGTACGGCATCGCGGCAGCCGACATCGTCATCGACCCGCTGGCCATGCCGATCGGCGCCGACCAGGAGGTCGTCAACACGACCCTGGAGACGATGCGCCGGATCCGCGAGGAGTTCGGCGTCAACATGACGTGCGGGGCCTCCAACGTGTCCTTCGGGATGCCGGCCCGGCACGCGCTCGGTGCGGCCTTCTTGCCGATGGCGATGACCGCCGGCCTCACGAGCGCGATCATGGACACCCGGACCCCCGAGATCGTCGAGGCCGTGAAGGCCGCCGACCTGTTGCTCGGCCACGACGAGTGGGGCGGCGCATGGATCGCCGCCCACCGGGCGCGGCAGGCGAAGGTAGCGGCAGCCGCCCAGTGA
- a CDS encoding corrinoid protein, whose protein sequence is MTPEEILQGLYDETLVGNAPRVLELTNEGLTLDMEPQTLLFDALIPSLEEVGARFERGDFFVPEMLIAGRAMAGAMERLRPLLAETGVQTVGKFLMGTVKGDVHDIGKNLVNIMLEGAGFEVIDLGVQVAPEKFVAAIEEHRPDIVGFSAFLTTTMPMFKANMNALEKAGIRNEVIVMVGGAPVTQEYADAVGADGYAADASQTVRRAKALLQDKRAKIPA, encoded by the coding sequence ATGACTCCCGAGGAGATCCTGCAAGGCCTGTACGACGAGACGCTGGTCGGCAACGCCCCCCGCGTCCTCGAGCTGACCAACGAGGGACTCACGCTCGACATGGAGCCGCAGACGCTTCTCTTCGACGCGCTGATCCCCTCGCTCGAGGAGGTCGGCGCGCGCTTCGAGCGCGGCGACTTCTTCGTCCCCGAGATGCTCATCGCCGGCCGCGCGATGGCCGGCGCGATGGAACGTCTCCGGCCGCTCCTCGCGGAGACCGGCGTGCAGACCGTTGGCAAGTTCCTGATGGGCACCGTCAAGGGCGACGTCCACGACATCGGCAAGAACCTCGTCAACATCATGCTCGAGGGCGCCGGCTTCGAGGTCATCGACCTGGGCGTGCAGGTGGCGCCCGAGAAGTTCGTGGCAGCCATCGAGGAGCACCGGCCCGACATCGTCGGCTTCTCGGCGTTCCTCACCACCACGATGCCGATGTTCAAGGCCAACATGAACGCCCTCGAGAAGGCCGGCATCCGCAACGAAGTGATCGTGATGGTCGGCGGCGCACCCGTCACCCAGGAGTACGCCGACGCGGTCGGTGCCGACGGCTATGCCGCCGATGCCTCGCAGACCGTACGACGCGCGAAGGCCCTGCTCCAGGACAAGCGCGCGAAGATCCCAGCATGA
- a CDS encoding alpha/beta hydrolase: MTDWTLGHRFQSSQGEVAWDRFGAGPPVVLLHGTPFSSYVWRDIAPALSVHRTVYVWDMVGYGASEKRSGQDVSLATQGELFAALLGHWELDAPAVVAHDFGGAVALRAHLLHGASYERLALVDAVTHGPWGTGLFRLARDHEEVFAQLPAAVHEGLVRGYVGTASHRGLTEETLSAYVAPWLGTEGQPALYRQMAQGDQRFTDELEHRYAEVTIPTLVCWGTEDTWLPPAKGEQLAAALPTAELHWLEGAGHLVQEDAPAQLSARLTEFLSRRARPADG; encoded by the coding sequence ATGACGGACTGGACGTTGGGTCACCGCTTCCAGAGCTCTCAGGGAGAGGTCGCCTGGGACAGGTTCGGGGCGGGGCCACCGGTGGTGCTGCTGCACGGAACCCCGTTCTCGTCGTACGTGTGGCGTGACATTGCGCCGGCACTGTCGGTGCACCGCACGGTCTACGTATGGGACATGGTCGGTTACGGCGCCTCTGAGAAGCGGTCCGGCCAGGACGTCTCGCTGGCCACCCAGGGCGAGCTGTTCGCCGCGCTGCTCGGGCACTGGGAGCTCGACGCCCCGGCCGTGGTGGCACACGACTTCGGCGGTGCCGTGGCCCTTCGGGCGCACCTGCTGCACGGTGCGAGCTACGAGCGCCTCGCCCTGGTCGACGCCGTCACGCACGGGCCGTGGGGCACCGGGCTCTTCAGGCTCGCCCGCGACCACGAGGAGGTCTTCGCGCAACTGCCGGCCGCCGTGCACGAGGGTCTGGTGCGTGGCTACGTCGGCACCGCCAGCCATCGCGGCCTGACCGAAGAGACGCTGTCGGCCTATGTCGCTCCGTGGCTCGGCACCGAGGGCCAACCCGCCCTCTATCGCCAGATGGCGCAGGGCGACCAGCGCTTCACCGACGAGCTGGAGCACAGGTACGCCGAGGTGACCATTCCCACGCTCGTGTGCTGGGGCACTGAGGACACCTGGCTCCCGCCAGCCAAGGGCGAGCAGCTCGCGGCCGCCCTCCCCACCGCCGAGCTGCACTGGCTCGAGGGCGCGGGGCATCTCGTTCAGGAGGATGCCCCGGCGCAGCTCTCCGCGCGGCTGACCGAGTTCCTCAGTCGCCGAGCTCGGCCCGCCGACGGATGA
- a CDS encoding trimethylamine methyltransferase family protein, with the protein MFRNAMPRYEVLSEDAMATLDRGWRKLMTEIGVEFLDDRALELFRKAGQRVEDNTVFLDPDFVLEQVAKAPREFDVQARNPDNTIHIGGDSMAFGAVYGPPFVRQGEVRRDATMDDFRNFTKLAQSFPVLDSAGGVICEPNDTPLDSRHLDMTYALQTLTDKIYMGNVVSGVNAADTIRMGEILFGSREAIEETPVSISLINCNSPLRWDDRMLEAQFEYSSAGQPVVLTPFILMGAMSPVTIPAALVQQIVEALSGIALSQLIRPGCPVIFGSFLSNIDMQSGSPTFGTPESGIGLLCTGQIARHFGLPFRTGGGLTSSQVADAQAGYEALMTLMPTFLAGANWVMHSAGWLEGGLVAGYEKFIVDIELLQMMQAEFTPLEIDEASMAFGAHEEVGHGGHFLGAAHTMERFRTCFYRPLLSSSDNYEKWMRNGGKDANDRAAEIYQKKLVEYEQPALDDAVRQELEEYVIRRRAELGD; encoded by the coding sequence GTGTTCCGCAACGCGATGCCGCGCTACGAGGTGCTGTCCGAGGATGCGATGGCGACCCTGGACCGGGGCTGGCGCAAGCTGATGACCGAGATCGGCGTCGAGTTCTTGGACGACCGCGCACTCGAGCTGTTCCGCAAGGCCGGCCAGCGCGTGGAGGACAACACGGTCTTCCTCGACCCCGACTTCGTGCTCGAGCAGGTGGCGAAGGCGCCGCGAGAGTTCGACGTACAGGCCCGCAACCCCGACAACACCATCCACATCGGGGGCGACTCGATGGCCTTCGGTGCGGTCTACGGGCCGCCGTTCGTCCGGCAGGGCGAGGTGCGCCGCGACGCCACGATGGACGACTTCAGGAACTTCACGAAGCTGGCCCAGAGCTTCCCGGTGCTGGACTCCGCGGGCGGCGTGATCTGCGAGCCCAACGACACCCCGCTCGACAGCCGGCACCTCGACATGACCTACGCGCTCCAGACGCTGACCGACAAGATCTACATGGGCAACGTCGTGTCGGGTGTCAACGCCGCTGACACCATCCGGATGGGCGAGATCCTCTTCGGCTCCCGCGAGGCGATCGAGGAGACGCCGGTCTCGATCTCGCTGATCAACTGCAACTCCCCGCTGCGCTGGGACGACCGGATGCTCGAGGCCCAGTTCGAGTACTCCAGCGCCGGCCAGCCCGTCGTGCTCACCCCGTTCATCCTGATGGGCGCGATGTCGCCGGTGACCATCCCCGCCGCGCTGGTGCAGCAGATCGTCGAGGCGTTGTCGGGGATCGCCCTCTCGCAGCTGATCCGCCCGGGCTGCCCGGTGATCTTCGGATCGTTCCTCTCGAACATCGACATGCAGTCGGGCTCGCCGACGTTCGGCACTCCGGAGTCGGGAATCGGCCTGCTCTGCACCGGCCAGATCGCCCGCCACTTCGGCCTGCCGTTCCGCACCGGCGGGGGGCTCACGTCATCACAGGTAGCCGACGCCCAGGCGGGCTACGAGGCGCTGATGACGTTGATGCCGACGTTTCTCGCAGGGGCCAACTGGGTGATGCACTCGGCCGGCTGGCTCGAAGGTGGCCTGGTCGCCGGCTACGAGAAGTTCATCGTCGACATCGAGCTGCTGCAGATGATGCAGGCCGAGTTCACGCCGCTCGAGATCGACGAGGCCTCGATGGCGTTCGGTGCGCACGAGGAGGTTGGCCACGGCGGCCACTTCCTGGGCGCCGCGCACACCATGGAGCGGTTCCGCACCTGCTTCTACCGACCGCTGCTGTCGTCGTCGGACAACTACGAGAAGTGGATGCGCAACGGGGGCAAGGACGCCAACGACCGGGCCGCCGAGATCTACCAGAAGAAGCTGGTGGAGTACGAGCAGCCGGCGCTGGACGACGCCGTTCGACAGGAGCTCGAGGAGTACGTCATCCGTCGGCGGGCCGAGCTCGGCGACTGA
- a CDS encoding IclR family transcriptional regulator gives MELEGTPNTRGVVVSDPATGQLSGGASGTRAVDRAADLVATVVRADEPMTFADLQDASGLAKSTTSRMLTALERSGLLERDVTGSYVAGRLFWLYAARHDPWEELVRLARPTMEEIGDDTGETVHLSVTRGDRVVQVAQVDSRYLLGTRDWTEVDVPAHCSALGKVFFAWGALPIPPGPLDAPTEATIATPALLRRDGVRIRERGWALTIDELEIGLTGVAVPLFGIHGDTIAALGVSGPTPRLEERLDELGRSLLDHAAQLTTLLRGTTNKEEVVA, from the coding sequence ATGGAACTCGAGGGAACCCCCAACACCCGAGGAGTCGTCGTGAGCGACCCGGCCACCGGCCAGCTGAGTGGTGGAGCCAGCGGCACGCGCGCGGTCGACCGCGCAGCCGACCTGGTCGCCACGGTCGTCCGTGCCGACGAGCCGATGACCTTCGCCGACCTCCAGGACGCGAGCGGTCTCGCGAAGTCGACGACCTCCCGGATGCTCACCGCGCTCGAGCGCTCGGGCCTGCTCGAGCGCGATGTCACCGGCTCCTACGTCGCAGGTCGGCTGTTCTGGCTGTACGCCGCCCGGCACGACCCGTGGGAGGAGCTGGTCCGGCTGGCCCGCCCGACCATGGAGGAGATCGGCGACGACACCGGCGAGACCGTGCACCTGAGCGTCACCCGCGGCGACCGCGTCGTACAAGTCGCGCAGGTCGACTCGCGCTACCTGCTCGGCACCCGCGACTGGACCGAGGTCGACGTGCCCGCGCACTGCTCGGCGCTCGGCAAGGTCTTCTTCGCCTGGGGTGCGCTGCCGATCCCGCCAGGTCCGCTCGATGCGCCGACCGAGGCGACCATCGCCACTCCCGCGCTGCTGCGCCGCGACGGCGTACGCATCCGCGAACGCGGCTGGGCGCTCACGATCGACGAGCTCGAGATCGGGCTCACCGGTGTCGCCGTACCCCTGTTCGGGATCCACGGCGACACCATCGCCGCGCTCGGCGTCTCCGGGCCGACACCACGACTGGAGGAGCGGCTCGACGAGCTCGGCCGCAGCCTGCTGGACCATGCCGCGCAGCTCACGACCCTGCTGCGCGGGACGACAAACAAGGAGGAGGTGGTCGCATGA
- a CDS encoding formate--tetrahydrofolate ligase, producing the protein MLSDIEIANAAVLQPIRDVAAATLGIPEEHLVPYGHYKAKVDLTYLTSLADRPLGRLVLVTAMSPTPPGEGKTTTTVGLTDALHGLGHRTVACLREPSMGPVFGMKGGAAGGGYSQVVPMTEINLHFTGDFAAIAAANNLLSALIDNHVHHGNELDIDVRSVTWKRVLDTNDRALREVVVGMGGHANGFPREDGFDIVVASELMAIFCLTESWGDLKRRIGDIVFGYTRAMTPVTARELGADGAMAALLRDALAPNLVQTLEGAPAFVHGGPFANIAHGCSSVSATRAGLRLADLVVTEAGFGADLGAEKFVDIKCRKSGLRPDVAVVVATVRALKYHGGVALADLGAEDLGAVEAGMVNLRRHLDNVRGVYGIPCVVAVNRFPTDTDAEVARVVELVAAEGVEAVPATHFADGGTGAQDLAKGVLAALDEPSPYTFSFTYDDELSLTAKVEAIATKLYGAGLVTWDAKARRRLLRIERDGYGTLPVCVAKTQYSFSTDPTSLGAPSGHELHVREVRLSAGAGFVVMVCGDMMTMPGLPQNPSASRIDLTDDGTVLGLS; encoded by the coding sequence ATGCTGTCGGACATCGAGATCGCCAATGCAGCCGTCCTGCAACCGATCAGGGACGTGGCCGCCGCGACCCTCGGGATCCCCGAGGAGCACCTGGTGCCGTACGGCCACTACAAAGCGAAGGTCGACCTGACCTACCTGACGTCCCTCGCCGACCGGCCGCTCGGCCGGCTAGTCCTGGTCACTGCGATGTCCCCCACTCCGCCCGGCGAGGGCAAGACCACCACCACGGTCGGCCTCACCGACGCCCTGCACGGCCTGGGCCACCGCACCGTCGCCTGCCTGCGCGAGCCGTCGATGGGACCGGTGTTCGGTATGAAGGGTGGCGCGGCCGGTGGCGGCTACAGCCAGGTGGTGCCGATGACCGAGATCAACCTGCACTTCACCGGCGACTTCGCGGCCATCGCCGCCGCCAACAACCTGCTCTCCGCACTGATCGACAACCACGTCCACCACGGCAACGAGCTCGACATCGACGTACGCAGCGTGACCTGGAAGCGGGTGCTCGACACCAACGACCGCGCCCTGCGCGAGGTGGTCGTCGGCATGGGCGGCCACGCGAACGGGTTCCCCCGCGAGGACGGTTTCGACATCGTCGTGGCCTCGGAGCTGATGGCGATCTTCTGTCTCACCGAGTCGTGGGGAGACCTGAAGCGACGGATCGGCGACATCGTCTTCGGCTACACGCGGGCGATGACGCCGGTGACGGCACGCGAGCTCGGCGCCGACGGCGCGATGGCGGCCCTGCTGCGCGATGCCCTCGCGCCAAACCTGGTGCAGACCCTCGAGGGCGCGCCGGCGTTCGTCCACGGCGGGCCGTTCGCGAACATCGCGCACGGGTGCAGCTCGGTGTCGGCCACGCGCGCCGGACTGCGGCTGGCCGACCTCGTGGTGACCGAGGCCGGGTTCGGTGCCGATCTCGGCGCGGAGAAGTTCGTCGACATCAAGTGCCGGAAGTCGGGCCTGCGTCCCGACGTCGCGGTGGTGGTGGCGACGGTGCGGGCCCTGAAGTACCACGGCGGCGTCGCGTTGGCCGACCTCGGAGCCGAGGACCTCGGAGCGGTCGAGGCGGGGATGGTGAACCTGCGACGGCACCTGGACAACGTGCGCGGCGTGTACGGCATCCCGTGCGTCGTCGCGGTCAACCGTTTCCCGACCGACACCGACGCCGAGGTGGCCAGAGTGGTCGAGCTGGTGGCGGCCGAAGGTGTCGAGGCCGTCCCGGCGACCCACTTCGCCGACGGCGGGACAGGTGCCCAGGACCTGGCGAAGGGCGTGCTCGCGGCGCTCGACGAGCCGTCGCCGTACACCTTCTCGTTCACCTACGACGACGAGCTGTCCCTCACCGCGAAGGTGGAGGCGATCGCGACAAAGTTGTACGGCGCGGGCCTGGTGACGTGGGACGCCAAGGCGAGGCGGCGGCTGCTGCGCATCGAGCGCGACGGGTACGGCACCCTGCCGGTGTGCGTGGCGAAGACGCAGTACTCCTTCTCGACCGACCCGACGTCGCTGGGCGCTCCCTCCGGGCACGAGCTGCACGTGCGTGAGGTCCGGCTGTCGGCCGGCGCCGGCTTCGTCGTCATGGTGTGCGGCGACATGATGACGATGCCCGGGCTGCCCCAGAACCCGTCTGCGTCCCGCATCGACCTGACCGACGACGGCACAGTCCTCGGTCTCTCCTGA